In Candidatus Nealsonbacteria bacterium, the sequence TTCTCATGTTAGTCTTTATTTATTGGTGTTGTTATTGAATATCTAAAAAGCTCCTCTTTAAATAAAATATCTAAATTAAACTCAATCCCTCCTTTTTTAGAGATGGAAACATCAGATAAAATCACGTCCTTAACTAATTCCTCTTGTTTAAAAATCGAAATTTGCTGTCCTAAAGATAAAAAACTATCAGCCAGCCCATAAAGAGAAACCCTTGAGCTTTTAGATTTTAAGTTAGTTTCAGAAAAGAAAACCTGAGGATGGGTTTTACTCTCCATAAAATCAAAAAATTTTGTGTTTAGAATGTGATTTTCAAAAAGAAAAGAAAAATCTTCAAGTTTTCTCTTGTAATCAAGAATCTCTTTTTCTAAATCAATTATTCTGAAGACTCCTTCTTGAGACAATCTTTCTTCCAAGGCATCAAGATCTTTCTCTGACTTTTCTTTAAAATTACGTAATACGAAAAAACCTACAATAATTGCTATAAGCAAAAAAATCAAAAAGTAAAGTAAATTTCTTTGCCAAGAAGGTATTTCCTCAAATGATTTTGGTATTATTTCAACCATAGTGGTAATGCATAATCAGGTCTCGACCCTCCTCCGATAGGGGATGTTTTTCTTATTCCACTCCTCTTAAAGCCATTCCTACTGCAATCGCATAAGAGGGTCCTATCTCTTTTAATGTTTTATCAAGAATTGGAGGAAAGAAAATTTTTGAAAAGGGATTAGCAATCACTACTTCTCTTTTAGTAAAATGGTCTTTAAAATATTCAAATAAACCGGGCAAAAAAGCATTTCCTCCAGCTAAAATAATCTTTTCCACCTCCTTTTTTTCTTTTAAATAAAAATTCATAAAAATTTTATCAATCTCACTAATAATTAAATCAATCAGTGGAATCAAAATATCTCTTACATGATTTTCATCTTCTTTTCCAGCTCCTCCCAAAGATAATATTCCATATTTTTTCTTAAGCTCTTCTGCTTTTTTATAGTCCACTGATAATCCTTTAGATATTCTCTCTGTCAAACTGTCTCCGGAAATATCAAAGCTGCGCGAGACCTTTAAAACTCTTTTCTCAATTATACTACAACTTGTGCTTCTAGCGCCAATATCAACTAAACCAACAATTCCTTTTTCTTCACTTTTTACCAGAGACCTGACCAGGCCAAATACTTCTGCCTCCAGAACTGAAAGTTTAAGGTTTAAATTAGTAGCAATGTTTTGATACTGATTAACAACTTCATTAGGAACCGCAACTAAAAGGATTTCTAAATTTTCAGCTTTGTTTCTTCCAGGTCTGTTTATTATCTGCCAATCTAATATCACCTCTGCTAAAGGAAGGGGAACATGTCGCCTCGCTTCTGCTCTCACTGCTTGAGAAACTTCTTCTTTACTCATTGATGGTAATTCAAAAGTGGTAAAAAAACTAGAAAAATCTGGAATGGAAAAAGCGACTTTTTGTGATTTAATATTAGCCTCTTCAATAATGGCTTTAATTGCTCTGGAAACATCTTTGGTGGAAAGTAAAAGAGTACTTTTTTCAAATGTCCTGAATGGTTTTTTATAAAGAAACTCAGCCGAAACCTCGCCATAGTTTTCCAGATTTCTCCTCCCTGCCCAACTCGAGAGTTCCACCACCTTAATAAATGAAGTACCAATATCTATTCCTAAAAATTTTTGTGGGATTAATCCTAAAAACCGCATTTTGTGTTATTATATCATATGAGAAAAAAAATAAAAAACCTTTTTCTCAATTTATTATTCCCAAAATTTTGCTTTGGCTGTCATAGAGAAGGATGTTATCTCTGCCAAGATTGCAAAAGCATCCTTGAACTTTCTGATTTTCATCAAATCTTAAAAACGGAAGAGCTCGACGATTTATACTTTTCTACGGAATACAAAAGTCCTCTACTTAAAAATCTGATCCAAAATTTCAAATATCAACCATTTATCAAAGAACTCTCTTTGTCTCTATCTTCCTTAATAATAGAACATTTTCAATTACTTGATAACCCGCCATTATTTTATAGGGAAAAATCGAACTTTACTTTAACTCCTGTCCCGCTTGAAAAAAGAAGGTTAAGGTGGCGAGGGTTCAATCAAGCAGAGGAGATTGCAAAAAAGCTTTCAGAATTTTTAGAAATACCCTTGGTCAATGACGTTTTGATAAAAAAACGAGAAACATTACCTCAGGTTAAACTCTCTAATGAGGAAAGAAAAGAAAATGTTTCAAAAGCTTTTTACTGCCAGAATCAAGAAAAGATAAAAGGAAAAAATATTCTATTGGTTGATGATATTTATACCACAGGTTCTACAATAAAGGAAGCGGCTAAAGTTTTAAAAACATCGGGAGCAAAAAAAATTATAGGAATAGTTATTGCCAGAGCCAAGCCCGGCCAAGACAGTGTATAAACTATCGCCAACTAAAAATCATGTCAATGATAACCAAAAGCCGAGGAAAACTCCCGGCTTTTATTGAATTTTTTATAAGAAAAGGGCGGTGGGTGCAGGACTTGAACCTGCAAGCCCCTTGCGGGGCGCTGGTTTTCAAAACCAGTTCCTTACCAATTCGGAGCAACCCACCCTTAAAAGGGGCGGAGGAGGTGGGACTCGAACCCACAGGCCGCTGTTTAGACGGCTACAGTTTAGCAAACTGCTGGCTTGCCATTCGCCGCACTCCTCCTGATAACTGGCTATA encodes:
- the pilM gene encoding type IV pilus assembly protein PilM gives rise to the protein MRFLGLIPQKFLGIDIGTSFIKVVELSSWAGRRNLENYGEVSAEFLYKKPFRTFEKSTLLLSTKDVSRAIKAIIEEANIKSQKVAFSIPDFSSFFTTFELPSMSKEEVSQAVRAEARRHVPLPLAEVILDWQIINRPGRNKAENLEILLVAVPNEVVNQYQNIATNLNLKLSVLEAEVFGLVRSLVKSEEKGIVGLVDIGARSTSCSIIEKRVLKVSRSFDISGDSLTERISKGLSVDYKKAEELKKKYGILSLGGAGKEDENHVRDILIPLIDLIISEIDKIFMNFYLKEKKEVEKIILAGGNAFLPGLFEYFKDHFTKREVVIANPFSKIFFPPILDKTLKEIGPSYAIAVGMALRGVE
- a CDS encoding ComF family protein codes for the protein MRKKIKNLFLNLLFPKFCFGCHREGCYLCQDCKSILELSDFHQILKTEELDDLYFSTEYKSPLLKNLIQNFKYQPFIKELSLSLSSLIIEHFQLLDNPPLFYREKSNFTLTPVPLEKRRLRWRGFNQAEEIAKKLSEFLEIPLVNDVLIKKRETLPQVKLSNEERKENVSKAFYCQNQEKIKGKNILLVDDIYTTGSTIKEAAKVLKTSGAKKIIGIVIARAKPGQDSV